ACCACCAGTTCTTTGTAGCACCGGCTCAATACCGTTACGAGGCCCTGAAAAGGCTGATCGACTTTAACCCGGGTATCTATGGTATCATCTTTACCCGCACAAAAGCCGACGCCCAGGAGATCTCCGAAAAACTGACGAGGGAAGGGTACGATATCGATGCCCTGCACGGCGATTTAACACAGGCCCAGCGCGATAAGGTAATGTCCCAGTTCCGCGATAAAACCCTGCAGCTACTAATTGCGACTGACGTAGCAGCAAGGGGGATCGACGTTCAGGGTATCACGCACGTCATCAATTTCGAATTACCCGATGATGTGGAAGTGTACACACACCGCAGCGGCCGTACCGGACGGGCAGGCAACACAGGTATCTGTATGAGTATCGTTCATAGCCGTGAACTGTTCAAACTCAAACAGATCGAACGTATCGTCCAGGCACCTTTTCATCGCCTGGAAATACCAACCGGTAAAGATGTATGCCGCAAACAGTTCTTCCATTTCATGGAAAAACTCCTGCAGGCCGATATCAGCCATGGCGACTATGAAACATACGTCCCCATGCTCGAAGAAAAGTTTGCAGACGTTAGCAAGGAAGAAGTGCTCAAACGCGTTGCCGCTATGGAGTTCGACCGCTTCCTCAAATACTACGAAAATGCTGCTGACCTCAATATGAGAACCGAGGACAGAAGAAATCGCAGAGACGGAAGAGAGAACATGCAGCATGGCGCACAAGGCCAGGATAGAAGAAGAAACGAAAGGGGAGAACAGGGCCGCAATTACAACAACAACGGCGACTTTGCCCGTTTGTTTGTAAACCTGGGCACGAAAGACGGCTTTTATAAAGCCTCCTTCCTGCAGTTCATCTTGGATATGAGCGACTTACGCAAAGATGTACTCGGAAGGATCGATATGAAGGAAATGAATACCTGGCTCGAAGTCGACAAACGCGCAGCAGGTCAGATGATCAAAGCTATCGATGGTAAAAACTATAAAGGAAGAAGAATAAGAATGAACGACGCCAACAGTCGTTAAATATAAAAGTGGTTGAATGGTTAGCTGTGTACACGGCAGGCCGGTTTCAAGAACTTTTATATGATAACTGTGCAGGCTGAGTATTTTAATTAACCATTCAACTTAAACTATATGCAAGCAACAAACGCGGCCACAGCAAAAGAAGTGGTACAGCAAAAATGGGGTAAACGCCCTCTGATAATAGCGGGGCCGTGCAGCGCCGAAACCGAAGAACAGGTAATGCAAACCGCTGTAGAATTACAAAAGACCGGTAAAGTAGATATCATGCGCGCAGGTATCTGGAAACCCCGCACCCGTCCCGGCAGCTTCGAAGGTATCGGTACCAAAGGTTTACCCTGGTTACAACAAGCGAAAAAGTTGACAGGTATCCCTGTTGCTATCGAAGTAGCTACCGCCAAACAGGTAGAAGATGCATTGCATTTTGATGTGGATGTGTTATGGATCGGAGCCCGCACTACCGTAAACCCCTTCAGTGTACAGGAAGTGGCCGATGCGCTTCGCGGCGTAGACGTACCGGTTTTAATCAAAAACCCCATCAACCCCGACCTGGAATTGTGGACAGGCGCAGTAGAACGTGTCGCTAAAGCAGGTATTAAGCAAATAGGCCTGATTCACCGCGGCTTCAGCTCCTACGGCAACACAGAGTACCGCAACGCGCCCATGTGGCACCTCGCCATCGAAATGAAGCGCCGGAACCCTGAATTGATGATCATCAACGACCCTTCTCATATCTGTGGTCGTCGCGATATCCTCCAGGACGTAGCCCAGAAAGCTATTGACCTCGACTTCGACGGACTGATCGTTGAAAGTCATGTCGATCCAGATAATGCCTGGAGCGATGCGAAACAACAGGTGACTCCGGCACGCCTGGGCGAAATGCTCGACGCCATCATCTGGAGAAGAGAAGATGTGGCATCCGAAGAATTCCACGCAGCCCTGGAAAAACTGCGCCAGCAGATCAACCAGCTCGACGACGAACTGATGCAGATCCTCGGTCAGCGTATGAAAGTGGCAGAAAAAATAGGCCAGTACAAAAAAGACAACAATATCACCATCCTGCAAACCAACCGCTGGAACGAGATCCTGGAAAGAGCTTTCGCAAGAGGCGATAAACAAGGCCTGAGCAAAGAATTCATCACCAAGTATTTCGATGCCGTGCATATGGAAAGTATCAACCACCAGAACCGCATTATGAACCAGTAATGAATGGTACCAGGGACTTCATATACATTCATGCCTTATGGGCAATAAAAGATGACCAGTCATTGCTTCCTTTGTCTATACGTAAAGTGCTTTTTACGTTTATTCAAAAGGAGGCAGTGGCCAATGGCATCCAGCTGCTGGCCATCAACGGCCCGGCCGATCATGTGCATTGCCTGTTTAAGCTCATGCCCTTCCAGCACGTGTCGGGCATTGTAAAACAGCTGAAAGAAACAACTGCGGAATGGCTCAACAACAATAAACTGCTGCAACATCCCTTCGAATGGGATGAAGCCTTTGCCGTTTACTCCGTAAGCCCAACCACGATCGATAAAGCCACTGATTATATTGTGAAACAGGAACAGTACCATGCCACCAAAACATTGGCGCAGGAACTGGAGGCGTTTGACAAAATGAATGCGCATTTATGACAACAAAGAAACTCAGCTTCTCTGCTCAAACTGTCAGTTACTATTTTGACGCTTCTTTTGATTACCTCGAAAAACTGGTGAAAACAGATAACGCCGTTATCATCACCGATGAGAATATCTTTTCCGCTAATAAAAAGAAGTTTGCGAACTGGCGTACCATCGTACTGCAGCCCGGCGAAGCTTTTAAGATCCAGGCTACCGTCGACAGCATCATTCAACAACTCATAGAACTGGGAGCCGATAGAAAAACAACACTCATCGGTGTTGGTGGCGGCGTGGTTACAGATATCACCGGTTACGTAGCCGGTATCTATATGCGCGGTCTCCAATTCGGTTTTGTTCCCACTACTATATTGGCCATGGTCGACGCTTCCATCGGGGGAAAGAACGGTATCGATGTAGGTATTTATAAGAATATGGTAGGAATGATAAAACAACCCTCATTCCTACTCTACGATTACAGCCTGCTCAAATCTCTCCCTAAAGCAGAATGGATCAACGGTTTCGCCGAGATCATTAAACACGCCAGCATCAAAGATGCAGCCATGTTTAAACTCCTGGAAGAACATAAACTAACTGCTTTCCGGAAAGATAAGCAACTGCTCGATCAGCTTATCCGCAGAAACGCACTATTGAAATCAAAAGTGGTGCAGGAAGATGAGTTCGAACAAGGCGACCGCAAACTGCTCAACTTCGGCCATACGCTCGGGCATGCTATTGAAAACAGCTACGATCTGTCCCATGGTCACGCCGTTGCCCTTGGAATGGTAGTGGCAGCAGGCATCTCCGCCGTTTACACAGGTTATGCCGAAACCAACCGCCTGGTAAAACTCATCAAACAGTATGGCTTACCCGCTTTCGCCGTTTTTGATGCAGAGAAGGCCATGCAGGTCATGCAGTCCGATAAAAAACGCGTGAAGGATCTTATCCATTATGTTTTATTGCAGAAAACAGGTAAGGCTGTGATCATGCCGCTTACAGCGGAACAGATTGCGCCTATTGTTAAAAAATTATCCGTCTAATTGTTATGCAAGTTACTGTACAACCTTCCGATATAGCTGGTGTTATCATTGCTCCCGCGTCAAAAAGCTCGATGCAGCGCGCCTGTGCCGCTGCACTGGTAAGAAAAGGGAAATCCATAATTGGCAATCCCGGTCATTCAAATGATGATAAAGCCGCGCTGGGCGTAATGCAGGCGCTGGGTGCAGTAATAACATCCCATACCGATACAGAGTTGACCATCGAAAGCAACGGCGTTAATGCCGTGAATCCCGAAGTGAATTGCGGTGAAAGCGGGCTCGGCATCAGGATGTTTGCTCCGCTGGTGGCATTGAACAAACAAGCGATGCGTATCGATGGGGAAGGCAGCTTACGTAACAGGCCCATGGATTTCTTCGATGATACTTTGCCAAAGCTGGGCGTGAACATCACATCCAACAACGGTAAATTACCCTTGGGCATCCAGGGACCACTGAAGCCTAAGAACATCGAAATCGATGGCTCTCTCAGCTCTCAGTTCCTCACAGGATTACTGATGGCCTATGCAGCAGCAGAAGCCAGTAATGTAACCATCGTTGTAAACGACCTGAAAAGTAAACCCTATATCGATCTTACCCTGAAAGTAATGGACGATTTCGGGTTACCGCTTCCAATAAATAACAACTACGAGTCTTTCTATTTCCCTGCGGAAGATGCAACCCAAACCAACGAACCGGTGATCTCTTATACCGTAGAAAGCGACTGGAGCGGCGGCGCATTCCTGCTGGTTGCAGGCGCGTTGGCAGGCAAAATAGTAGTAAAAGGTCTCGACCCGTTTTCAACCCAG
The sequence above is a segment of the Filimonas effusa genome. Coding sequences within it:
- a CDS encoding DEAD/DEAH box helicase; the protein is MTTFEELGLDDRLVKATGELGFVNPTAIQEKAIPVLLGGTKDFIGLAQTGTGKTAAFGLPLLNLIDVQARHPQALVVCPTRELCLQIVKEIELFKKYMSGVFVTAVYGGTSIGLQIRDLKRGVQIVVATPGRLIDLIERKAINLEQIQYVVLDEADEMLNMGFQDDIEFILKNTPQRDSTWLFSATMPPEIKKVSKRYMTEPVEVQVGKVNTGNKNIDHQFFVAPAQYRYEALKRLIDFNPGIYGIIFTRTKADAQEISEKLTREGYDIDALHGDLTQAQRDKVMSQFRDKTLQLLIATDVAARGIDVQGITHVINFELPDDVEVYTHRSGRTGRAGNTGICMSIVHSRELFKLKQIERIVQAPFHRLEIPTGKDVCRKQFFHFMEKLLQADISHGDYETYVPMLEEKFADVSKEEVLKRVAAMEFDRFLKYYENAADLNMRTEDRRNRRDGRENMQHGAQGQDRRRNERGEQGRNYNNNGDFARLFVNLGTKDGFYKASFLQFILDMSDLRKDVLGRIDMKEMNTWLEVDKRAAGQMIKAIDGKNYKGRRIRMNDANSR
- a CDS encoding chorismate mutase; amino-acid sequence: MQTAVELQKTGKVDIMRAGIWKPRTRPGSFEGIGTKGLPWLQQAKKLTGIPVAIEVATAKQVEDALHFDVDVLWIGARTTVNPFSVQEVADALRGVDVPVLIKNPINPDLELWTGAVERVAKAGIKQIGLIHRGFSSYGNTEYRNAPMWHLAIEMKRRNPELMIINDPSHICGRRDILQDVAQKAIDLDFDGLIVESHVDPDNAWSDAKQQVTPARLGEMLDAIIWRREDVASEEFHAALEKLRQQINQLDDELMQILGQRMKVAEKIGQYKKDNNITILQTNRWNEILERAFARGDKQGLSKEFITKYFDAVHMESINHQNRIMNQ
- a CDS encoding transposase — protein: MNGTRDFIYIHALWAIKDDQSLLPLSIRKVLFTFIQKEAVANGIQLLAINGPADHVHCLFKLMPFQHVSGIVKQLKETTAEWLNNNKLLQHPFEWDEAFAVYSVSPTTIDKATDYIVKQEQYHATKTLAQELEAFDKMNAHL
- the aroB gene encoding 3-dehydroquinate synthase — translated: MTTKKLSFSAQTVSYYFDASFDYLEKLVKTDNAVIITDENIFSANKKKFANWRTIVLQPGEAFKIQATVDSIIQQLIELGADRKTTLIGVGGGVVTDITGYVAGIYMRGLQFGFVPTTILAMVDASIGGKNGIDVGIYKNMVGMIKQPSFLLYDYSLLKSLPKAEWINGFAEIIKHASIKDAAMFKLLEEHKLTAFRKDKQLLDQLIRRNALLKSKVVQEDEFEQGDRKLLNFGHTLGHAIENSYDLSHGHAVALGMVVAAGISAVYTGYAETNRLVKLIKQYGLPAFAVFDAEKAMQVMQSDKKRVKDLIHYVLLQKTGKAVIMPLTAEQIAPIVKKLSV
- the aroA gene encoding 3-phosphoshikimate 1-carboxyvinyltransferase, with amino-acid sequence MQVTVQPSDIAGVIIAPASKSSMQRACAAALVRKGKSIIGNPGHSNDDKAALGVMQALGAVITSHTDTELTIESNGVNAVNPEVNCGESGLGIRMFAPLVALNKQAMRIDGEGSLRNRPMDFFDDTLPKLGVNITSNNGKLPLGIQGPLKPKNIEIDGSLSSQFLTGLLMAYAAAEASNVTIVVNDLKSKPYIDLTLKVMDDFGLPLPINNNYESFYFPAEDATQTNEPVISYTVESDWSGGAFLLVAGALAGKIVVKGLDPFSTQADKAILQALMDSGCSMSVEANQIEIGPTAKGIEGLKAFQFDANDCPDLFPPLVALAAYCQGTTVIEGVHRLTHKESNRALTLQDEFGKMGLEIVLQDNLMLVKGGLGLQGANVHSRHDHRIAMACAVAALRASSETVIEEADAINKSYPDFYRHLQQLGASVNVSEAMPS